The region GCCATCCGAAAAAGCGGAAATTGTACGGTATGCTTTTGCGGATGGTCTTTCAGTCAAACTTCAGTCAAACTATTTTAAACCAACAGACAAAAAACCTCTTGATTTATCAGAGAAAATATGATAGACTATACCACGTCAAAGTAATATCATACTTTTATGCGCGAGTGGCTCAGGGGTGGAGCACCACCTTGCCAAGGTGGGGGCCGCGGGTTCGAATCCCGTCTCGCGCTTTTTTATTACGCCGGAGACTGCGCTGCCAGTTCTCCGGCCTTTTGTTTCTTTCAGATTCAAAGCTTATATAAAGCAATGGGAAGGCGCCCTCACGCGGGCAGCCTTCCCATTTTTAAATCTGTTTTTCTGATTGCCAGGCCGAATCACCGGCCTTTAATGTTTCTGTTTTACCGTATTAAGGTACTCCATGATTCCCATATGTATGGTCCAGGCCATCCTGTCCTGATATTCCTCATCCTCCAGGCGCTTGGCTTCCTTTCCATTACTCAGGAATCCGCATTCCACTATGACAATAGGCTCCTTCACATGAAGCAGGAGATAATAGTTGTCATTGGCCTTGGCCATCCTCTTGTTGGCCTCGCCCAGCACATAGTCAAAGCGCTTCTGCAAAATTTCCGCCAGAAACTTTCCCTTCTCCGATGTCTTATAGTAAAAGACCTGGCCTCCGGATACATATTCCTCATGGTAACTGTTCTGGTGAATGCTGACCACCAAATCAGGTGCCGCCTCATTTATGATTTCGCACCGTTTTCTCATGTCCGCCATCTTTTTATGACTGTCCCCAGAGCTGTAAAGTCCCTGGTCCGAGTCCCTGGTAAGGATCACCTCTACGTCGGAGGCCTCAAGATATGCTTTCAGCTGCTCTGATATCTTCAGGTTAATATCCTTTTCCAGCTGACCATTTATCCCTACCTTACCCGGATCGCTGCCTCCGTGTCCGGCGTCTATGACCACCACCGGCCTTGCCTTGTCTGCCTCCGCTGCCTGATTATGGACAGCCACCAGTGTTCCTGCCTGCCATGATATCAGTGCCACGATACAAAGCAGCAGAATCCCCATCACTGTCTGCCATGCTGAATGCTTCATCAATGGGCGCTCCCTGATAACCTTTATTCCAGTATATTCACCCGCCTGATGAAAATGAACCTGTTTTTACTCTATACTCAGAACGTTATAATCCTGTACCGCGTCTTCTATGATATATTCCAGGTATTCATACAGAATGCTGGGATAGCAGTACTCCTTCCACATGGAGTATCCGGGCTGCTTCACAGCCTCCTTCACCACCTCATACGCCCTGCCGCCATAGCACGCGGCATTGATATCCCCATACACCTTTGCCATCTGCTGCTTCTCCGATTCTGTCAGCTTCACAAATATGCTGCCCGTCTCCTCCTCCGCAGAATTCTTCATGGCATCATATGCCTGATTATAGAATATCTGTTTTAAAACAGGCGGACTGTATGTGTCGAAGTTCAGCAGGTTCTCATCCGTGCTCTTGTTTTTCCTGGCCCATTTCTCCATATTTACCTTGCGTGTATAGTAATAAAATGTCTCATCCTCCATGTAATCCAGCACACCGTACTGACAGGGAGGCGTGGACAGGGAGCTGGTGACCACCTCATAGATACCGATATCGTTATTCCTCATAAAGTGCTGCACATGCAGGTGCCCGCTGAGGAACAGCGGGATATTCTCCCCTTCCAGCATCTGTATAAGCTCCTCACTGTGCTCGATGGTACAGTCATCCGCATATACCTTGCTCTCCTCCAGCAGGTTGTGATGGGCCACCGGTAGAAGAATCACGCTGTCCCGGGCAGCCTGCTCAAGCTGCTCCCTTATCCACTCATAGGTTTCTGTCTTTATCATCCCCCCAACCTTATTGCGGGGTTCATACTGGCAGGTATCCAGCATGAGCAGCCGCATGGACGGTCCCAGGTCATAGGTGTAGCTGAGGGAATTGGCATCCCTGCTGCTGGCCTCTGAGTATCCGAATTCCTTATAAATACGCTCAAAATCCTCCGGAGTGGTAGGTTCTGCCGGGTACCGGTCTCCCCCGGAATACACGGAGGCGCTTGGATTGTTAATGTCATGGTTGCCCGGTATGACCAAAACCGTGATACCGGCTTTCTCCACCTCGTCCAGCTTTTTCGCCAGTTCTTCATGGCTCTTCTTTTCTCCCTGAAGACTTAAATCTCCGCTGATAATCAGGACATCCGGGCTCAGAAGTTTAATTTCCTCCAGTGCGGCATCCGTTATCTCCCATACGTAATTGGTCAGTTTTCCGTCGCCGTGCTCTACCATGGCCTGAAACATATCCCCCTGGTCTGTCAGGGATTCTGCCAGATAATGTATATCTGTCATAAGGATAATGCGTTTTCCTCCAATCAGCGGCTCTGCCTTTGTCTCCTTTTCAACATCGGGAAAAGGCTGTATCTGCGAAGGCTCAGGGTGTGTGGGCTTTTGCAGCTCTGTTTCCTGAACCGTTTCCTTTGTCTGCTGTTTTTCGGCGGTGGGTGCCGCCTGGTTTCCAGTCTGTACGCTGCACCCTGCCATGACTCCAGCCATGAAGACAGCTGTCATAATTCCCGTTATCCTTGTTCTTCCTGTCATTTCCTTCCTCCGGCGTCACCCATTTCGTTTATTTAACCTCTGACACAATATCCCAGATGTCCGCTGGTTCAAATCCCAGCTTCCAGCAGGCAACTCCTGCCAGGTCAAACTCCTTAATCAGGTCAATCTTAAGCTTCATGGAATCTTCCTCTTCCATCCATATATACTGCTGTCCGCTTCCGCTAACAGTCTCACCGTAATACTGCCCCAAAAGCTTATCCCAGCTAAGCTCCACCTGGTTCTCCTCCACCCACTGCCTGGCATCCGATATGCCATATGCCTTTGAAGAGGTCTTTCCCTCATTCACGGTCCATAC is a window of Enterocloster clostridioformis DNA encoding:
- a CDS encoding N-acetylmuramoyl-L-alanine amidase translates to MKHSAWQTVMGILLLCIVALISWQAGTLVAVHNQAAEADKARPVVVIDAGHGGSDPGKVGINGQLEKDINLKISEQLKAYLEASDVEVILTRDSDQGLYSSGDSHKKMADMRKRCEIINEAAPDLVVSIHQNSYHEEYVSGGQVFYYKTSEKGKFLAEILQKRFDYVLGEANKRMAKANDNYYLLLHVKEPIVIVECGFLSNGKEAKRLEDEEYQDRMAWTIHMGIMEYLNTVKQKH
- a CDS encoding metallophosphoesterase, which gives rise to MTGRTRITGIMTAVFMAGVMAGCSVQTGNQAAPTAEKQQTKETVQETELQKPTHPEPSQIQPFPDVEKETKAEPLIGGKRIILMTDIHYLAESLTDQGDMFQAMVEHGDGKLTNYVWEITDAALEEIKLLSPDVLIISGDLSLQGEKKSHEELAKKLDEVEKAGITVLVIPGNHDINNPSASVYSGGDRYPAEPTTPEDFERIYKEFGYSEASSRDANSLSYTYDLGPSMRLLMLDTCQYEPRNKVGGMIKTETYEWIREQLEQAARDSVILLPVAHHNLLEESKVYADDCTIEHSEELIQMLEGENIPLFLSGHLHVQHFMRNNDIGIYEVVTSSLSTPPCQYGVLDYMEDETFYYYTRKVNMEKWARKNKSTDENLLNFDTYSPPVLKQIFYNQAYDAMKNSAEEETGSIFVKLTESEKQQMAKVYGDINAACYGGRAYEVVKEAVKQPGYSMWKEYCYPSILYEYLEYIIEDAVQDYNVLSIE